One genomic region from Enterobacter hormaechei ATCC 49162 encodes:
- a CDS encoding O-methyltransferase, with product MQSQWCSVDNYMISSLIPEDEVLSKILDNNKRAGLPEHDVAANQGQLLALFVRMTQARRILEIGTLGAYSSIWMARALPPDGKLITLEADPTHAAVARQNIHLAKLSDRIELIEGPALKSLENFGDVPPFDLIFIDADKPNNPGYLEWALHYARPGTVIIGDNVVRDGEVINGQSEDARVQGVRKFIEMTGDNPRITATALQTVGIKGWDGFTLAMVNG from the coding sequence ATGCAATCGCAGTGGTGTTCAGTAGATAATTACATGATTTCTTCGCTTATTCCTGAGGATGAGGTTCTCTCGAAGATCCTGGATAACAACAAACGCGCCGGTTTACCCGAGCACGATGTTGCCGCTAATCAGGGGCAACTGCTGGCGCTGTTTGTCCGCATGACACAAGCGCGTCGAATTCTGGAGATTGGCACGCTGGGTGCGTATAGCTCAATCTGGATGGCGCGCGCCCTGCCACCGGACGGAAAGCTGATTACGCTTGAAGCGGACCCGACACATGCCGCGGTTGCACGCCAGAACATTCACCTTGCAAAACTCAGCGATCGTATTGAACTGATTGAAGGCCCGGCGCTAAAGTCGCTCGAGAATTTCGGTGACGTCCCGCCCTTCGACCTGATCTTTATTGATGCCGATAAGCCTAACAATCCCGGTTACCTGGAGTGGGCGCTGCACTACGCCCGTCCCGGCACGGTCATTATCGGCGACAACGTGGTGCGCGACGGCGAGGTGATTAACGGGCAAAGTGAGGATGCGCGCGTACAGGGAGTACGGAAGTTTATCGAGATGACTGGAGATAACCCGCGTATAACCGCCACCGCGCTGCAAACGGTGGGCATTAAGGGATGGGATGGGTTTACGTTGGCAATGGTGAACGGGTAA
- the hrpA gene encoding ATP-dependent RNA helicase HrpA, translating to MTEQPKLTFPMLMQKLDSLMLRDRQRFARRLHGVKKVKNPDAQQAIYQEMAKEIEQAAGKVVLREAARPAITYPENLPVSQKKQDILEAVRDHQVVIVAGETGSGKTTQLPKICMELGRGVKGLIGHTQPRRLAARTVANRIADELQTEPGGCIGYKVRFSDHVSDNTMVKLMTDGILLAEIQQDRLLMQYDTIIIDEAHERSLNIDFLLGYLKELLPRRPDLKIIITSATIDPERFSKHFNNAPIIEVSGRTYPVEVRYRPIVEEADDTERDQLQAIFDAVDELGNESAGDILIFMSGEREIRDTADALSKRDLRHTEILPLYARLSNSEQNRVFQPHSGRRIVLATNVAETSLTVPGIKYVIDPGTARISRYSYRTKVQRLPIEPVSQASANQRKGRCGRVSEGICIRLYSEDDFLSRPEFTDPEILRTNLASVILQMTALGLGDIAAFPFVEAPDKRNIQDGVRLLEELGAITTDAQATAYKLTPLGRQLSQLPVDPRLARMVLEAQKHGCVREAMIITSALSIQDPRERPMDKQQASDEKHRRFHDKESDFLAFVNLWNYLGEQQKALSSNQFRRQCRVDFLNYLRVREWQDIYTQLRQVVKELGIPVNSEPAEYREIHIALLTGLLSHIGMKDADKQEYTGARNARFSIFPGSGLFKKPPKWTMVAELVETSRLWGRIAARIDPEWVEPVAQHLLKRSYSEPHWERGQGAVMATEKVTVYGLPVVAARKVNYSQIDPALSRELFIRHALVEGDWQTRHAFFRENLKLRAEVEELEHKSRRRDILVDDETLFDFYDQRISHDVISARHFDSWWKKVSKETPDLLNFEKNMLIKEGAESVSKLDYPNFWHQGNLKLRLTYQFEPGADADGVTVHIPLPLLNQVDESGFEWQIPGLRRELVIALIKSLPKPVRRNFVPAPNYAEAFLGRVTPLELSLLDALEREFRRMTGTTIDREDWNWDQVPDHLKITFRVVDDKNKKLLEGRSLTALKEALKGKVQETLSAVADDGIEQSGLHIWSFGQLPESYEQKRGNYKVKAWPALVDERDSVAIKLFDNPQEQQQMMWRGLRRLLLLNIPSPIKYLHEKLPNKAKLGLYFNPYGKVLDLIDDCISCGVDKLIHEAGGPVWSEEGFAQLHEKVRAELNDTVVEIAKQVEQILTAVFNINKRLKGRVDMTMALGLSDVKAQMAGLVYRGFVTGNGFKRLGDTLRYLQAIEKRLEKMAVDPHRDRAQMLKVENVQQAWQQWLNKLPPARRDDDDVREIRWMIEELRVSFFAQQLGTPYPISDKRILQAMEQISA from the coding sequence ATGACAGAACAACCAAAATTGACCTTCCCGATGCTGATGCAAAAGCTTGATTCGCTGATGCTGCGCGACAGACAGCGGTTTGCGCGCCGTCTGCACGGCGTGAAGAAGGTTAAAAATCCTGATGCACAACAGGCCATTTACCAGGAGATGGCCAAAGAGATTGAACAGGCGGCAGGGAAAGTTGTGCTGCGAGAAGCCGCACGCCCGGCGATTACCTACCCGGAAAACCTGCCCGTCAGCCAGAAAAAGCAGGACATTCTTGAAGCCGTGCGCGACCACCAGGTGGTGATCGTTGCAGGGGAAACCGGTTCAGGTAAAACCACCCAGCTACCGAAAATCTGCATGGAGCTGGGCCGCGGGGTGAAAGGGCTGATCGGCCACACCCAGCCGCGTCGTCTGGCGGCGCGTACCGTGGCGAACCGTATTGCCGACGAGCTGCAAACGGAGCCGGGCGGCTGCATCGGTTACAAGGTGCGTTTCAGCGATCACGTCAGCGACAACACCATGGTTAAGCTGATGACCGACGGTATTCTGCTGGCGGAAATCCAGCAGGATCGTCTGCTGATGCAGTACGACACCATTATCATCGATGAAGCGCACGAGCGCAGCCTGAACATCGACTTCCTGCTCGGCTACCTGAAAGAGCTTTTGCCGCGGCGTCCGGATCTGAAAATCATCATCACCTCCGCGACCATCGACCCGGAACGCTTCTCAAAACATTTCAACAATGCGCCGATCATTGAAGTTTCAGGCCGAACCTACCCGGTTGAAGTGCGCTATCGCCCGATTGTGGAAGAGGCGGACGATACCGAGCGCGACCAGCTTCAGGCCATCTTCGATGCCGTCGACGAACTGGGCAACGAGAGTGCTGGCGACATTCTGATCTTCATGAGCGGCGAGCGCGAGATCCGCGATACCGCCGATGCGCTCAGCAAGCGCGATCTGCGCCACACCGAGATCCTGCCGCTGTACGCGCGCCTGTCGAACAGCGAGCAGAACCGCGTGTTCCAGCCGCACAGCGGGCGCCGCATTGTGCTGGCGACCAACGTGGCCGAAACCTCGCTGACCGTACCGGGCATTAAATATGTGATTGACCCGGGTACGGCGCGCATCAGCCGCTACAGCTACCGCACCAAAGTTCAGCGCCTGCCGATCGAGCCGGTTTCCCAGGCGTCGGCTAATCAGCGTAAGGGTCGCTGCGGCCGCGTGTCGGAAGGGATCTGCATTCGTCTCTATTCGGAAGACGATTTCCTGTCGCGCCCGGAGTTTACCGACCCGGAAATTCTGCGCACCAACCTGGCATCCGTTATCCTGCAAATGACCGCGCTGGGGCTGGGCGATATCGCCGCCTTCCCGTTTGTGGAAGCGCCGGACAAACGCAATATCCAGGACGGGGTGCGCCTGCTGGAAGAGCTGGGGGCCATCACCACCGACGCGCAGGCGACGGCCTATAAGCTTACGCCATTGGGCCGCCAGCTAAGCCAATTGCCGGTCGATCCGCGTCTGGCGCGCATGGTGCTGGAGGCGCAAAAGCACGGCTGCGTGCGTGAGGCGATGATCATCACCTCGGCGCTCTCCATTCAGGATCCGCGCGAGCGCCCGATGGACAAACAGCAGGCGTCGGATGAAAAACACCGCCGCTTCCACGATAAAGAGTCCGATTTCCTTGCCTTTGTGAACCTGTGGAACTACCTCGGCGAGCAGCAAAAAGCGCTCTCGTCGAACCAGTTCCGCCGTCAGTGCCGGGTGGATTTCCTCAACTACCTGCGCGTGCGCGAGTGGCAGGATATCTACACCCAGCTGCGTCAGGTGGTGAAAGAGCTGGGCATTCCGGTGAACAGCGAACCGGCGGAGTATCGCGAAATTCATATCGCCTTGCTGACCGGCCTGCTGTCCCATATCGGGATGAAGGATGCGGATAAGCAGGAATATACCGGCGCGCGTAATGCGCGTTTCTCCATCTTCCCGGGTTCCGGCTTGTTCAAAAAGCCGCCGAAGTGGACCATGGTCGCCGAGCTGGTGGAAACCAGCCGCCTGTGGGGACGCATTGCCGCGCGTATTGACCCCGAATGGGTTGAACCGGTGGCGCAGCACCTGCTGAAACGCTCGTACAGCGAGCCGCACTGGGAGCGCGGTCAGGGCGCGGTGATGGCGACGGAAAAAGTCACCGTCTACGGCCTGCCGGTGGTTGCTGCGCGTAAGGTTAACTACAGCCAGATAGACCCGGCGCTCAGCCGCGAGCTGTTTATCCGCCACGCGCTGGTGGAAGGTGACTGGCAGACGCGCCACGCCTTCTTCCGTGAAAACCTGAAGCTGCGCGCTGAAGTGGAAGAGCTTGAGCACAAGTCCCGCCGTCGCGACATTCTGGTGGACGACGAGACGCTGTTTGATTTTTACGACCAGCGCATCAGCCATGATGTGATCTCCGCGCGCCATTTCGACAGCTGGTGGAAGAAAGTCAGTAAAGAGACCCCGGACCTGCTCAACTTCGAAAAGAACATGTTGATTAAAGAGGGTGCGGAGTCGGTCAGTAAGCTCGACTACCCGAACTTCTGGCATCAGGGCAACCTCAAGCTGCGTCTGACCTATCAGTTTGAGCCGGGCGCGGATGCCGATGGTGTGACGGTGCACATTCCGCTGCCACTGCTAAACCAGGTGGATGAGAGCGGGTTTGAGTGGCAGATCCCTGGCCTGCGCCGCGAGCTGGTTATTGCATTAATCAAATCCCTGCCTAAACCGGTGCGGCGTAACTTTGTGCCAGCGCCGAACTACGCCGAAGCGTTCCTAGGCCGCGTCACGCCGCTGGAGCTGTCGCTGCTGGATGCGCTTGAGCGGGAGTTCCGACGCATGACCGGCACCACCATTGACCGCGAAGACTGGAACTGGGATCAGGTGCCCGATCACCTGAAAATCACATTCCGCGTGGTGGACGATAAAAACAAAAAGCTGCTTGAGGGCCGCTCTCTGACGGCGCTGAAAGAGGCGCTGAAAGGTAAAGTCCAGGAGACGCTTTCTGCGGTGGCGGACGACGGCATTGAGCAGAGCGGGCTGCATATCTGGAGCTTTGGTCAGCTTCCCGAAAGCTACGAGCAGAAGCGCGGCAACTATAAGGTCAAAGCCTGGCCCGCGCTGGTGGATGAGCGCGACAGCGTGGCGATTAAACTGTTTGATAATCCGCAGGAGCAACAGCAGATGATGTGGCGCGGGCTGCGTCGACTGCTTCTGCTCAATATCCCGTCGCCGATTAAGTATCTGCACGAGAAGCTGCCGAACAAAGCCAAGCTGGGGCTGTACTTTAACCCGTACGGTAAAGTGCTGGATCTGATCGACGACTGCATCTCCTGCGGCGTGGATAAGCTGATCCACGAGGCGGGCGGCCCGGTCTGGTCAGAAGAGGGCTTTGCTCAGCTTCATGAAAAGGTGCGCGCGGAGCTGAACGACACCGTGGTAGAGATTGCCAAACAGGTCGAGCAGATCCTCACCGCCGTGTTCAATATCAACAAGCGCCTGAAGGGGCGGGTGGATATGACCATGGCGCTGGGGCTGTCGGACGTGAAGGCGCAGATGGCGGGGCTGGTGTATCGCGGCTTTGTCACCGGCAACGGCTTCAAGCGTCTGGGGGATACGCTGCGTTATTTGCAGGCGATTGAGAAACGTCTGGAGAAAATGGCGGTGGATCCACACCGCGATCGCGCGCAGATGCTGAAGGTCGAAAACGTGCAGCAGGCGTGGCAGCAGTGGCTGAACAAGCTGCCTCCGGCGCGTCGTGATGATGACGACGTGCGGGAGATCCGCTGGATGATCGAGGAGCTGCGCGTCAGCTTCTTTGCTCAGCAGCTTGGCACGCCGTACCCGATTTCGGACAAGCGTATTTTGCAGGCAATGGAGCAGATTTCCGCCTAA
- the azoR gene encoding FMN-dependent NADH-azoreductase: protein MSKVLVLKSSILAGYSQSGQLSDYFVEQWREQHTADEITVRDLAANPIPVLDGELVGALRPSDAPLSPRQQEALALSDELIAELQAHDVIVINAPMYNFNIPTQLKNYFDLVARAGVTFRYTENGPEGLVKGKRAIVLTSRGGIHKDTPTDLVAPYMTLFLGFIGITDVNFVFAEGIAYGPEVATKAQTDAKAAIDSLVAA from the coding sequence ATGAGCAAAGTATTAGTGTTGAAATCCAGTATTCTGGCAGGGTACTCACAGTCTGGTCAGCTGTCCGACTATTTCGTTGAACAGTGGCGTGAACAGCATACCGCGGATGAAATCACCGTGCGTGACCTGGCGGCAAACCCAATCCCTGTGCTGGACGGCGAGCTGGTTGGCGCGCTGCGTCCGAGCGATGCGCCGCTTTCCCCGCGTCAGCAGGAAGCCCTGGCGCTCTCCGACGAGCTGATTGCTGAATTGCAGGCGCACGACGTTATCGTCATCAACGCCCCAATGTACAACTTCAACATTCCTACCCAGCTGAAGAACTACTTCGACCTGGTCGCCCGCGCTGGCGTGACCTTCCGTTACACCGAGAACGGCCCGGAAGGTCTGGTAAAAGGTAAACGCGCTATCGTCCTGACCAGCCGCGGCGGTATTCACAAAGATACCCCAACCGACCTGGTTGCACCGTACATGACGCTGTTCCTGGGCTTCATCGGCATTACCGACGTGAACTTCGTGTTCGCTGAAGGTATCGCTTACGGCCCGGAAGTGGCCACCAAAGCACAGACCGACGCGAAAGCCGCTATCGACAGCCTGGTCGCAGCGTAA
- a CDS encoding RluA family pseudouridine synthase has translation MSVIIDTFIAPPCHDDIEILWQDEHLLLINKPSGLLSLSGKNPQNLDSVHYRLVQTFPGCTLVHRLDFGTSGLMVIARNKAINAALCHQFSQRAVNKVYTALLCGHVEQDEGSVDAPIAKDPALFPLMTICAHTGKPARSRYRVMERIDQDTTGPLTRVALTPETGRTHQLRIHCQQLGHPILGCDLYGGLKWPGAEDTPRLMLHASELHFIHPVSGETMNIRHAAPF, from the coding sequence ATGTCTGTCATTATCGATACGTTTATCGCTCCACCCTGTCACGACGACATTGAGATCCTCTGGCAGGACGAACATCTGCTGCTGATCAACAAACCTTCCGGTCTGCTCAGCCTGTCGGGGAAAAATCCGCAAAACCTCGATTCCGTTCACTACCGTCTGGTTCAAACCTTTCCCGGCTGCACGCTGGTGCATCGTCTTGATTTTGGCACTTCGGGTCTGATGGTCATTGCGCGTAACAAAGCGATAAACGCCGCGCTTTGCCACCAGTTCAGCCAGCGCGCCGTGAACAAGGTTTACACCGCCCTGTTGTGCGGGCATGTGGAACAGGACGAAGGGAGCGTGGATGCGCCGATTGCCAAAGATCCGGCGCTGTTTCCGCTGATGACAATCTGTGCCCATACCGGTAAACCCGCGCGTTCCCGCTATCGGGTGATGGAACGGATAGACCAGGATACGACAGGGCCGTTGACGCGGGTAGCGCTTACCCCGGAAACCGGACGCACCCACCAGCTGCGCATTCACTGCCAGCAGTTAGGCCATCCTATTCTGGGGTGCGATCTGTATGGTGGTCTGAAATGGCCGGGCGCTGAAGATACGCCCCGGCTGATGCTGCATGCCAGCGAACTGCATTTTATTCATCCGGTGAGCGGCGAGACGATGAACATCCGTCACGCCGCGCCATTCTGA
- a CDS encoding DUF2058 domain-containing protein — translation MTKLTLQEQMLKAGLVSSKKVAKVQRTAKKSRVQAREAREAVEENKKAQLERDRQLSEQQKQAVLAKEFKAQVKQLIEMNRITVAKGNITFNFTDGNLIKKIEVDKQTQTQLINGRLAIARLVINAQGDCEYAIIPAVVADKIAQRDADSIVLNSALSQEEQDEDDPYADFKIPDDLMW, via the coding sequence ATGACAAAACTCACCCTACAAGAGCAGATGCTGAAAGCGGGCTTAGTCAGCAGCAAGAAAGTGGCGAAGGTGCAGCGCACGGCAAAGAAATCGCGCGTACAGGCGCGTGAGGCCCGTGAAGCGGTAGAAGAGAACAAGAAGGCGCAGCTTGAGCGCGACAGGCAGCTAAGCGAACAGCAGAAGCAGGCGGTACTGGCGAAAGAGTTTAAAGCGCAGGTGAAGCAGCTGATTGAGATGAACCGCATCACCGTGGCAAAAGGCAACATCACCTTTAACTTTACCGACGGCAACCTGATCAAAAAAATCGAGGTCGATAAGCAGACCCAGACGCAGCTGATCAACGGTCGTCTGGCAATTGCCCGTCTGGTGATTAACGCCCAGGGCGACTGCGAGTACGCAATTATCCCCGCGGTGGTGGCGGATAAGATTGCCCAGCGCGATGCGGACAGCATTGTGCTTAACAGCGCGCTGAGTCAGGAAGAGCAGGATGAAGACGATCCGTATGCAGATTTCAAAATCCCTGACGATTTAATGTGGTAA
- a CDS encoding DUF1852 domain-containing protein, translating to MSQAFTFTLKRSCFDENYNPSENTRTTTNFANLARGEKRQENLRNTLVMINNRFNALASWDNPKADRYAVELEIISVDMNIGGDFTFPAIEILQTTIVDKKTHERIEGIVGNNFSSYVRDYDFSVLLLEHNKDRPRFTLPENFGELHGNIFKSFIHSAEYQANFKKAPVICLSVSSKDTYRRTGNHHPVLGFEYQPDGESLTEQYFAKMGLKVRYFMPENSVAPFAFFFTGDLLRDYTNLELIGTISTMETFQKIYRPEIYNANSAAGQCYQPDLNQQDHSLTKIVYDREERSRLAIEQGKYTEERFIKPYKAFLEQWSHHFTL from the coding sequence ATGAGTCAGGCTTTCACATTTACCCTTAAGCGCAGTTGCTTCGATGAAAATTATAACCCGTCAGAAAATACGCGTACCACCACCAACTTCGCTAACCTGGCGCGTGGCGAGAAGCGTCAGGAGAACCTGCGCAATACGCTGGTGATGATCAACAATCGCTTCAACGCGCTGGCGAGCTGGGATAACCCAAAAGCCGACCGTTATGCCGTCGAGCTGGAGATTATTTCAGTTGATATGAATATTGGCGGCGATTTTACTTTCCCGGCCATCGAAATTCTGCAAACGACGATCGTCGATAAAAAGACCCACGAGCGCATTGAAGGCATCGTCGGGAATAACTTTTCATCGTATGTCCGTGACTATGATTTCAGCGTTCTGCTGCTGGAGCATAATAAAGATCGGCCCCGCTTCACCCTCCCCGAAAATTTTGGTGAGCTGCACGGGAATATCTTTAAAAGCTTTATTCATTCTGCGGAATATCAGGCGAACTTTAAAAAAGCGCCGGTGATCTGCCTGAGCGTCTCCAGCAAAGACACCTACCGCCGTACCGGTAATCACCACCCGGTGCTGGGCTTTGAATACCAGCCGGACGGCGAGTCGCTAACTGAACAGTACTTCGCGAAGATGGGCCTGAAAGTTCGCTACTTCATGCCGGAAAACAGCGTCGCGCCGTTTGCCTTCTTCTTCACCGGCGATTTACTGCGCGATTACACCAATCTGGAATTGATCGGCACCATCAGCACCATGGAGACGTTCCAGAAGATCTATCGCCCGGAAATTTATAATGCCAATTCCGCCGCGGGACAGTGCTATCAGCCCGACCTGAATCAGCAGGATCACTCATTAACAAAAATCGTCTATGACCGTGAAGAGCGCAGTCGGCTGGCCATTGAACAGGGTAAATATACCGAAGAGCGGTTTATCAAACCTTATAAAGCCTTTCTTGAGCAGTGGTCCCATCACTTCACGCTTTAA
- a CDS encoding methionine synthase: MKTLLPTSTAGSLPKPTWLAQPETLWSPWKLQDDELLAGKQDALRLSLDEQIRAGIDIVSDGEQTRQHFVTTFIEHLSGVDFENRQTVRIRNRYDASVPTVVDAVARQKPVFVDDAKYLRQLTDKPIKWALPGPMTMIDTLYDAHYKSREKLAWEFAKILNQEARELEAAGVDIIQFDEPAFNVFFDEVNDWGIAALERAIEGLKCETAVHICYGYGIKANTDWKKTLGSEWRQYEEAFPKLQTSKIDIISLECHNSRVPMDLLELIRGKKVMVGAIDVATQTIETPEEVADTLRKALQFVDADKLYPSTNCGMAPLSRQVANGKLKALSAGAEIIRRELAR, encoded by the coding sequence ATGAAAACATTGCTCCCGACATCGACGGCTGGCAGCCTGCCGAAACCCACCTGGCTTGCGCAGCCGGAAACGCTGTGGTCGCCGTGGAAATTACAGGACGACGAACTGCTGGCGGGAAAACAGGATGCGCTGCGTTTGTCTCTGGATGAACAGATCCGCGCCGGGATTGATATCGTCAGCGACGGGGAACAAACCCGCCAGCATTTCGTCACCACCTTTATTGAACATCTCAGCGGCGTGGATTTTGAGAACCGTCAGACGGTACGCATCCGTAACCGTTACGATGCAAGCGTACCGACGGTAGTGGACGCGGTGGCGCGTCAGAAGCCGGTGTTCGTGGACGACGCGAAATACCTGCGCCAGCTGACGGATAAGCCGATCAAGTGGGCGCTGCCTGGCCCGATGACCATGATCGATACGCTATACGATGCCCACTATAAAAGCCGTGAAAAGCTGGCCTGGGAGTTCGCAAAAATTCTCAATCAGGAAGCCCGCGAGCTGGAGGCGGCTGGCGTTGACATTATTCAGTTCGATGAACCGGCCTTTAACGTCTTTTTTGACGAGGTGAATGACTGGGGGATCGCCGCGCTGGAGCGCGCCATTGAAGGGCTGAAATGCGAAACCGCGGTACATATCTGCTACGGGTACGGTATTAAAGCCAATACGGACTGGAAAAAGACGCTCGGCTCCGAATGGCGCCAGTATGAAGAGGCGTTTCCTAAGTTGCAGACTTCAAAGATCGATATTATCTCGCTGGAGTGCCACAACTCGCGCGTGCCAATGGATCTGCTTGAGCTGATCCGCGGTAAAAAAGTGATGGTCGGCGCAATTGACGTCGCCACCCAGACCATCGAAACGCCGGAAGAGGTCGCCGATACGCTGCGCAAGGCGTTGCAGTTTGTTGATGCAGACAAGCTGTATCCGTCAACCAACTGCGGCATGGCTCCCCTCTCCCGCCAGGTTGCCAACGGTAAGCTGAAGGCGCTAAGCGCCGGGGCGGAGATTATCCGTCGCGAGCTAGCCCGCTAA
- a CDS encoding LysR family transcriptional regulator, with protein MMDAGHISIRALLIFIDVYETQNFSMVARREGISASQVSRVIHQLEDALGQQLFYRNTRAIIPTESGHLFVRYARAMAGNLEDARRELDERAREPSGTLRINGPVFFGQRHIAPGLPGLLARYPRLSVELTLTDDFIDPHRDAADVIFRIGALTDSSFHARVFGQQFYHLAASPDYLQKYGAPEGPDDLSRHHCLVYRGSSGPNRWLIRQPGEAWVHYPVVPLMTSNNAETLLIAALGGMGIVLFPDWMVSERLKSGELVALLPERECSINTEPLTIAAIYPNARHPPLNVRAVIDYYIERFGTPLYWQT; from the coding sequence ATGATGGATGCCGGACATATCAGCATTCGCGCGCTGCTGATCTTCATCGACGTTTATGAAACGCAGAATTTCTCCATGGTTGCGCGGCGGGAAGGGATCTCCGCGTCGCAGGTTTCCCGCGTGATCCACCAGCTTGAGGACGCCCTCGGGCAACAGCTTTTCTACCGCAACACGCGGGCGATAATCCCTACAGAGAGCGGGCATCTTTTTGTGCGCTATGCTCGGGCGATGGCCGGGAATCTGGAGGATGCGCGACGCGAGCTGGATGAACGCGCCCGCGAGCCGTCGGGCACGCTGCGTATCAATGGCCCGGTCTTTTTTGGACAGAGGCATATCGCGCCGGGCCTGCCCGGACTTCTGGCGCGTTATCCTCGACTCTCTGTTGAGCTGACCCTCACCGACGATTTTATCGATCCGCACCGCGACGCGGCGGACGTTATCTTTCGCATCGGCGCGCTGACGGACTCCTCGTTTCACGCCCGGGTGTTCGGGCAGCAGTTCTATCATCTGGCGGCCTCGCCGGACTATCTGCAAAAATATGGCGCGCCCGAGGGGCCGGACGATCTCAGCCGTCACCACTGTCTGGTTTACCGCGGCTCGTCCGGGCCTAACCGCTGGCTGATCCGACAGCCGGGCGAGGCCTGGGTTCACTATCCGGTCGTACCGCTGATGACTTCCAATAACGCGGAAACACTCCTGATTGCGGCGCTGGGCGGCATGGGCATTGTCCTTTTTCCGGACTGGATGGTGAGCGAACGGCTCAAAAGCGGTGAGCTGGTGGCGTTGCTGCCGGAGAGGGAGTGTTCAATCAATACGGAGCCATTGACGATTGCGGCGATTTACCCGAACGCGCGTCATCCGCCCCTGAACGTCAGGGCGGTGATTGACTACTATATTGAGCGGTTCGGTACGCCGCTGTACTGGCAAACCTGA
- a CDS encoding DMT family transporter: MHIILILLVIAGGMGLSVEAGLLGPLGAEVGDLWAAFSIFSVGTGLTFLLMLFFSPRNSPSFFAQPSWHLLGGVLGPVYVIILTIATPAIGIAMTMIGILAGQVFKSLIIDHYGLLGTPHRRIDTKRIIALGFIIAALILVAQG; the protein is encoded by the coding sequence ATGCACATCATTTTAATTTTACTGGTGATTGCCGGCGGCATGGGGCTGTCCGTGGAAGCCGGGCTGCTGGGGCCGCTGGGCGCAGAGGTGGGTGATCTGTGGGCGGCGTTCAGCATATTCAGCGTGGGGACGGGGCTGACGTTTCTGCTGATGCTGTTTTTCAGCCCGCGTAACAGCCCCTCATTTTTTGCGCAACCGTCATGGCACCTGCTGGGCGGCGTGCTCGGCCCGGTTTACGTCATCATTCTTACCATTGCCACCCCGGCGATCGGCATCGCCATGACGATGATTGGCATTCTGGCCGGCCAGGTATTTAAAAGCCTGATTATTGACCACTATGGCCTGCTCGGTACGCCGCACCGCAGGATCGATACAAAACGCATTATTGCGCTGGGATTTATCATTGCCGCGCTGATCCTCGTGGCGCAGGGGTAA
- a CDS encoding DMT family transporter — MTVIMIILAVIGGATLSIQAAINGQLGGNVGVFKSAFLTFSVGALVTALLIFFFEPKQAVSLMDVPKWQLLGALCGVPYIVIMVLAVQRIGTAVATVAVILGQLAMSMLIDNFGWLNNEAIPFSMSRLGAVVCLSIALFFIYSSSKPRPEGD, encoded by the coding sequence ATGACAGTAATTATGATTATTCTGGCCGTGATTGGCGGCGCGACGCTGAGCATTCAGGCCGCCATCAACGGGCAATTAGGCGGCAACGTGGGGGTATTCAAAAGCGCATTTCTGACCTTTTCCGTCGGCGCGCTGGTGACCGCCCTGCTCATCTTCTTCTTTGAGCCGAAACAGGCGGTCAGCCTGATGGATGTGCCCAAATGGCAGCTTCTGGGCGCTCTGTGCGGCGTACCCTATATCGTGATTATGGTGCTCGCGGTGCAGCGTATCGGCACCGCCGTTGCTACGGTCGCGGTGATCCTGGGCCAGCTGGCCATGAGCATGCTGATTGATAACTTTGGCTGGCTGAATAATGAAGCCATTCCGTTTTCAATGAGCCGTCTGGGGGCCGTGGTTTGCCTGAGTATTGCTCTGTTCTTTATCTACTCCAGCAGTAAACCCCGGCCCGAAGGCGATTAA
- a CDS encoding DUF3833 domain-containing protein, producing the protein MKRFLLMALALTMLVAGCSTEVTEYRQQQPRLDIFTYFQGKTEAWGMVQDRSGKQIRRFHVEIAGDVIGDTLTLNEHFVYDDGEKQQRVWHIRRVGQDRYEGTAGDIEGIATGQAAGNALNWRYSMNVKADGKTWLLHFDDWMYLQDSTHLFNKTEMKKFGVTVATVTLFFTRKDGG; encoded by the coding sequence ATGAAACGTTTCCTGTTAATGGCGCTTGCCCTGACGATGCTGGTGGCCGGGTGCAGCACAGAGGTGACAGAGTATCGTCAGCAGCAGCCACGGCTGGACATTTTTACTTACTTCCAGGGGAAAACCGAGGCGTGGGGGATGGTGCAGGATCGCAGCGGTAAGCAGATCCGCCGTTTTCACGTTGAGATTGCCGGGGATGTTATCGGCGATACGCTGACGCTGAACGAGCATTTTGTTTATGACGATGGCGAGAAGCAGCAGCGCGTGTGGCATATCCGCCGCGTTGGTCAGGATCGCTACGAAGGTACGGCGGGGGACATCGAGGGTATCGCCACAGGCCAGGCGGCGGGCAACGCCCTGAACTGGCGCTACAGCATGAACGTGAAGGCGGACGGTAAAACCTGGCTGCTGCACTTTGATGACTGGATGTATTTGCAGGACAGCACCCATTTGTTCAATAAAACCGAAATGAAAAAATTTGGCGTCACCGTCGCCACGGTGACGCTATTCTTTACCCGCAAAGACGGAGGTTAA